From Rhodothermales bacterium, the proteins below share one genomic window:
- a CDS encoding lipocalin-like domain-containing protein, protein MLVPALVILLAAAAGVVWYMRPAPPVRPSVDVGTAIGQDTVGYARAYGPRSFRFPEDHGAHPDFKLEWWYYTGNVTSADGRRFGYQFTIFRNALSPPDTSKRATDWATNQLYMGHLALTDLKSGKFYAFERFSRGAAGLAGAQPQPFRVWLDDWEITQPEASMPPMRIRASEQGVRLDLKLEAVKPMVLQGDRGYSVKGPGAGNASYYYSYTRLRTTGRIETPEGSYDVRGASWMDREWSTSLLNKQQAGWDWFSFQLSDGRELMYFVVRERDAGSQPYTDGVLVQMNGTPVPLDASDVILETTNTWKSPLDGATYPAGWRLQVPSERIDLNVTPIIANQELDLSIRYWEGAVDIRGTAAGRPVDGQGYVELTGYSTSTRSFDRELTEEELREMPPDWKPGGKAPSAAPPPAEGGGAKGGSSGGSKEAGTKRKN, encoded by the coding sequence GTGCTCGTACCCGCGCTCGTGATCTTGCTGGCGGCCGCCGCAGGCGTGGTCTGGTACATGCGGCCGGCTCCTCCCGTCAGGCCGTCCGTCGATGTCGGCACCGCGATCGGACAGGACACCGTCGGCTACGCCCGCGCCTATGGCCCCCGGTCCTTTCGTTTCCCCGAGGATCACGGCGCGCATCCGGATTTTAAGCTCGAGTGGTGGTACTACACGGGCAACGTGACATCGGCCGACGGGCGCCGGTTCGGCTACCAGTTTACGATCTTCCGCAACGCGCTGTCCCCGCCGGACACCTCGAAGCGGGCGACGGACTGGGCCACGAACCAGCTCTACATGGGGCATCTGGCGCTGACGGATCTCAAGAGCGGTAAATTTTACGCCTTCGAGCGGTTCAGCCGCGGCGCGGCGGGCCTCGCCGGCGCGCAGCCGCAGCCCTTCAGGGTCTGGCTCGACGATTGGGAGATCACCCAGCCCGAGGCGTCCATGCCGCCCATGCGCATCCGGGCGAGCGAGCAGGGCGTCCGGCTCGACCTCAAGCTGGAGGCCGTGAAGCCGATGGTGCTCCAGGGCGACCGCGGATACAGCGTGAAAGGCCCCGGCGCCGGCAACGCGTCGTATTATTATTCCTACACGCGCCTCCGTACGACCGGGCGCATCGAGACGCCGGAAGGTTCGTACGACGTCCGCGGCGCCAGCTGGATGGATCGGGAGTGGAGCACCAGCCTGCTCAACAAGCAGCAGGCCGGCTGGGACTGGTTCTCGTTCCAGCTCTCGGACGGCCGCGAACTCATGTATTTCGTGGTGCGCGAACGCGACGCGGGCAGCCAGCCGTATACCGACGGCGTGCTGGTCCAGATGAACGGGACGCCCGTACCGCTGGACGCATCGGACGTCATCCTGGAGACGACGAATACGTGGAAGAGCCCGCTCGATGGGGCCACCTATCCCGCCGGCTGGCGGCTGCAGGTCCCGTCCGAACGCATCGACCTGAACGTCACCCCGATCATCGCCAATCAAGAACTCGACCTTTCCATCCGATACTGGGAGGGTGCGGTGGACATCCGCGGCACCGCCGCCGGCCGGCCGGTGGACGGGCAGGGGTATGTCGAACTGACCGGCTACAGCACGAGCACCCGCTCGTTCGACCGCGAACTGACCGAGGAGGAGCTGCGCGAGATGCCGCCGGACTGGAAGCCGGGCGGCAAGGCTCCTTCTGCCGCACCGCCTCCCGCTGAAGGCGGCGGCGCCAAGGGTGGCAGCAGCGGCGGCTCCAAGGAGGCCGGCACCAAACGAAAAAATTGA
- a CDS encoding type I restriction enzyme HsdR N-terminal domain-containing protein, whose protein sequence is MGPPLNLPAYEAVVRETDGRSTIFDPIRRKHVALTPEEWVRQHFVQFLIRDRGFPAGLLAIEKGFTYQGMPCRADIVAHDRAGAPAMIVECKAPDVAIQQHTFDQIARYNTVLQASHLVVTNGMVHYCCIVDWGRHTYTFIDDVPGFDALGRDAG, encoded by the coding sequence ATGGGCCCGCCGCTCAACCTGCCGGCGTACGAGGCGGTCGTTCGCGAGACGGACGGACGATCGACGATCTTCGATCCTATTCGTCGCAAGCACGTCGCGCTGACGCCCGAAGAGTGGGTTCGGCAGCATTTTGTGCAGTTTCTGATTCGGGATCGCGGCTTTCCGGCGGGACTGCTCGCGATCGAAAAGGGATTTACCTACCAGGGCATGCCCTGCCGCGCCGACATCGTCGCGCACGACCGCGCCGGCGCGCCGGCGATGATCGTCGAATGCAAGGCGCCCGACGTGGCGATCCAGCAACATACGTTCGACCAGATCGCGCGATACAACACCGTGCTTCAGGCATCGCACCTGGTTGTAACGAATGGGATGGTACATTACTGCTGCATCGTGGACTGGGGCCGGCACACCTATACGTTTATTGACGACGTGCCGGGGTTTGATGCGCTTGGGAGGGATGCCGGATGA
- a CDS encoding 3'(2'),5'-bisphosphate nucleotidase, which translates to MYTREREIAIAAVREAAILCRAVQAQISKSVLEKKDKSPVTVADFGSQALVCRSIHEAFAGDPIIAEENSAALREEGQKDLLARVVSHVGALRAGVDADTVCQWIDFGGANAYSDRFWTLDPIDGTKGFLRSEQYAIALALIVEGEIVVSALGCPNLPVSADRPDEVGVIFAAVKGEGAVALALDSDAAPVPVQVSTLSDSRQARFCESVESGHSSHDDSANVGQQLGITAEAVRMDSQAKYATVARGDADIYLRLPTRPGYVERIWDHAAGVLVITEAGGKVTDIHGHPLEFTHGAGLEKNKGVIVTNGLLHDAVLDALNAVGVTA; encoded by the coding sequence ATGTATACACGCGAACGAGAAATCGCCATTGCCGCCGTCCGTGAGGCGGCCATTTTGTGCCGCGCCGTCCAGGCGCAGATTTCGAAGAGTGTGCTGGAAAAGAAGGACAAGAGCCCGGTCACCGTGGCCGACTTTGGGAGCCAGGCGCTCGTTTGCCGCTCGATCCACGAAGCCTTCGCCGGCGACCCGATCATCGCCGAGGAGAACAGCGCGGCGCTCCGTGAAGAGGGGCAGAAAGACCTCCTCGCCCGCGTCGTCTCGCATGTGGGCGCGCTCCGCGCCGGCGTCGATGCCGATACGGTATGCCAGTGGATCGACTTCGGCGGCGCGAACGCCTACAGCGACCGCTTCTGGACGCTCGACCCGATCGACGGCACGAAAGGCTTTCTGCGGAGCGAGCAGTACGCGATCGCGCTCGCGCTGATCGTCGAGGGCGAAATCGTCGTTTCCGCGCTCGGATGTCCGAATCTGCCGGTGTCGGCCGATCGGCCGGATGAGGTGGGCGTGATCTTCGCCGCCGTCAAGGGCGAGGGCGCCGTCGCCCTGGCGCTCGATTCGGATGCGGCACCCGTTCCGGTGCAGGTCAGCACCCTGAGCGACAGCCGCCAGGCCCGGTTCTGCGAGTCGGTCGAGTCCGGCCACAGCTCGCACGACGACTCCGCGAACGTGGGGCAGCAGCTGGGCATCACGGCCGAGGCCGTACGGATGGACAGCCAGGCCAAATACGCGACCGTCGCCCGCGGCGACGCCGACATCTACCTCCGCCTCCCGACGCGCCCCGGCTATGTCGAGCGCATCTGGGACCACGCCGCCGGCGTCCTCGTGATCACCGAGGCCGGCGGGAAGGTGACCGACATCCACGGCCATCCGCTGGAGTTTACGCACGGGGCCGGCCTCGAGAAGAACAAGGGCGTCATCGTGACCAACGGGCTCCTGCACGACGCGGTGCTCGATGCGCTGAATGCCGTAGGCGTCACGGCGTGA
- a CDS encoding pyridoxal phosphate-dependent aminotransferase → MASDTPKPLAARTENLVQSDIRAVTHLINRVGGINLGQGICDLPTPEAIKAGAHAAIDEDRSIYTSYAGIPELRQAIFQKARTFNRIPAGDEDEVMVSIGSTGAFVSAIFALLDPGDEVILFEPFYGYHRNLLRLPGASMRFVTMRGADWQIDFDEVERAITPATKAVVINTPGNPCGKVWTREELQNLLALMQRYNLYAITDEIYEYMTYDGCEHVSLASLPGAYERTVTISGFSKTYNMTGWRLGYAVAPPPLIEKMGLLNDLFSICAPAPLQHGVARSFDLEDTYYAGMLADYAAKRRMMCDALETAGFTFSRPQGAYYVLASFEALSRTRPGYAFGREACETLIQEAGVATVPGDSFYSDPERGRYLLRFCYAKEFPILEQACRQLVDAFTA, encoded by the coding sequence ATGGCATCCGACACCCCGAAACCGCTCGCCGCACGCACGGAAAACCTCGTTCAGAGCGACATCCGCGCCGTGACGCACCTCATCAACCGGGTCGGCGGCATCAATCTGGGCCAGGGGATCTGCGACCTCCCCACGCCGGAAGCCATCAAGGCCGGCGCGCATGCGGCGATCGACGAGGACCGGTCGATCTACACGAGTTACGCCGGCATCCCCGAATTACGCCAGGCCATCTTTCAAAAAGCGCGAACGTTCAATCGGATCCCCGCGGGGGACGAGGATGAGGTCATGGTCAGTATCGGCTCGACCGGCGCCTTCGTGAGCGCCATCTTCGCCCTGCTCGATCCCGGAGACGAAGTCATCCTCTTCGAGCCGTTTTATGGCTATCACCGCAACCTGCTGCGGCTCCCGGGGGCATCCATGCGCTTTGTCACCATGCGCGGCGCCGACTGGCAGATCGACTTCGACGAGGTCGAGCGCGCCATCACGCCGGCGACAAAGGCCGTCGTCATCAACACCCCGGGCAACCCCTGCGGCAAGGTGTGGACGCGCGAGGAGCTGCAAAACCTCCTCGCCCTCATGCAGCGGTACAACCTCTACGCCATCACCGACGAGATCTACGAATACATGACGTACGACGGGTGCGAACATGTGTCGCTGGCCTCGCTGCCCGGGGCGTACGAACGCACCGTCACCATTTCCGGGTTTTCGAAGACCTATAACATGACGGGCTGGCGGCTCGGCTACGCCGTCGCGCCGCCGCCGCTCATCGAAAAGATGGGGCTGTTGAACGACCTGTTCAGCATCTGCGCGCCGGCGCCGCTGCAGCATGGCGTCGCGCGGTCGTTCGATCTGGAGGACACGTATTACGCCGGCATGCTCGCCGACTACGCAGCCAAACGCCGCATGATGTGCGACGCCCTGGAAACGGCCGGTTTTACCTTCAGCCGCCCCCAGGGCGCGTATTATGTGCTGGCCAGCTTCGAAGCCCTCTCCCGCACGCGGCCAGGCTATGCGTTCGGCCGCGAGGCGTGCGAGACGCTGATCCAGGAGGCCGGCGTCGCCACCGTGCCGGGCGACTCGTTCTACAGCGACCCGGAACGCGGCAGATACCTGCTCCGCTTCTGCTACGCCAAGGAATTCCCCATCCTCGAACAGGCGTGCCGGCAGCTGGTCGACGCGTTCACGGCGTGA
- a CDS encoding nucleoside deaminase, producing the protein MQEPNENTDRRFVLEVIALAGEQVRQGRGGPFAAIVVRQGEVVARGANQVTSWNDPTAHAEVVAIREACRRLGDFQLAGCTVYASCEPCPMCLGAIYWARPDRVVFAATRDDAAAAGFDDALIYREIALPPADRAIRFDHVALPESAAPFDAWRASKGRIAY; encoded by the coding sequence ATGCAAGAACCGAACGAAAATACGGACCGCCGCTTTGTGCTGGAAGTGATCGCGCTGGCCGGCGAACAGGTCAGGCAGGGACGCGGCGGTCCTTTTGCGGCAATCGTCGTCCGGCAGGGCGAGGTGGTGGCCCGGGGGGCGAACCAGGTGACATCGTGGAATGATCCGACCGCGCACGCGGAGGTCGTCGCGATACGCGAGGCGTGCCGCCGGCTCGGCGATTTTCAGCTCGCGGGATGCACGGTGTATGCCTCGTGCGAACCCTGCCCGATGTGTCTCGGCGCCATCTACTGGGCACGGCCGGACCGGGTGGTGTTCGCCGCCACGCGCGACGATGCCGCCGCCGCCGGCTTCGACGACGCCCTCATCTACCGCGAAATCGCGCTTCCGCCGGCGGATCGCGCCATCCGGTTCGATCATGTCGCCCTCCCCGAGTCCGCCGCGCCGTTCGACGCATGGCGCGCGTCGAAAGGCCGCATCGCGTATTGA
- a CDS encoding alpha/beta hydrolase-fold protein — protein MFRTIRASDPRYERDALRCITVKSPALRGRADLSCFIPAGTAPLPLVILLHGVYGSHWSWSMKGGVHLTAQRLIDSGAIAPLAVAMPSDGLWGDGSGYLPHPDRDFERWIVEEVPAAVALENERVLADGPLAIGGLSMGGFGALRIGAKHGRRFRGVSGHSSITHFDQLAQFVEEPLETYRAQDADRSVLETILRHADTLPALRFDCGLSDPLLADNRALHAALERAGVPHTYEEFPGGHEWSYWERHIETTLRFFDACFRDQSSS, from the coding sequence ATGTTCAGAACGATACGCGCCTCCGACCCCCGATACGAACGCGACGCGCTCCGCTGCATCACGGTAAAAAGCCCGGCGCTGCGTGGCCGGGCCGATCTGTCCTGTTTTATCCCCGCCGGCACCGCCCCCCTGCCCCTCGTGATCCTGCTGCACGGTGTGTACGGGAGCCACTGGTCGTGGTCGATGAAGGGCGGCGTCCACCTCACGGCGCAGCGGCTCATCGACAGCGGCGCGATAGCGCCCCTCGCGGTCGCCATGCCGTCGGACGGGCTCTGGGGCGACGGGAGCGGCTACCTGCCGCATCCGGATCGCGATTTCGAGCGATGGATCGTCGAGGAGGTGCCGGCGGCCGTCGCGCTGGAAAACGAGCGGGTCCTGGCGGACGGTCCGCTGGCCATCGGCGGGCTATCGATGGGCGGATTCGGGGCGCTGCGCATCGGCGCGAAACACGGCCGGCGGTTCCGGGGCGTCTCCGGGCACTCCTCCATCACCCACTTCGACCAGCTCGCGCAGTTTGTCGAGGAGCCACTCGAGACCTACCGGGCCCAAGACGCGGATCGGTCGGTCCTGGAGACCATCCTGCGGCATGCCGACACCCTGCCCGCGCTACGCTTCGACTGCGGCCTCTCGGACCCGCTCCTGGCCGACAACCGGGCCCTGCACGCCGCGCTGGAGCGCGCCGGCGTGCCCCACACCTACGAGGAATTCCCGGGCGGGCACGAGTGGTCGTACTGGGAACGCCACATCGAGACGACGCTCCGGTTCTTCGACGCGTGTTTTCGCGATCAGTCGAGCAGCTGA
- a CDS encoding DJ-1/PfpI family protein: MSKKILLITGDAGESYEALYARHRFMEAGYKPVLAAPAKKRLNLVIHDFEPGWDTYIEKPGYIQESDITFDEVKVKDYIAVLVLGGRAPEYLRHDKRVLAIVREFDKKEKWVWAICHGIQVLITAGIAGGRTLTCYEHVRSEVEACGGTWSKQQAIRDGRFVTGQTWQSHPDFYREVFACLGA, from the coding sequence ATGTCCAAAAAAATTCTGCTCATCACCGGCGACGCCGGCGAAAGCTACGAAGCCCTCTATGCCCGGCACCGCTTCATGGAGGCGGGCTACAAACCTGTCCTGGCCGCGCCGGCGAAAAAGCGGCTCAACCTCGTCATCCACGACTTCGAGCCCGGGTGGGACACGTACATCGAAAAACCCGGCTACATCCAGGAGTCGGACATCACGTTCGACGAGGTGAAGGTGAAGGATTACATCGCGGTGCTCGTCCTCGGCGGACGCGCCCCGGAATACCTTCGGCACGACAAGCGGGTGCTGGCCATCGTGCGCGAGTTCGACAAGAAGGAGAAGTGGGTCTGGGCCATCTGCCACGGCATCCAGGTGCTGATCACGGCCGGCATCGCCGGCGGGCGAACCCTAACCTGCTACGAACACGTACGCTCGGAAGTCGAAGCCTGCGGCGGGACCTGGTCCAAGCAACAGGCGATACGCGACGGCCGGTTTGTCACCGGCCAGACCTGGCAATCGCATCCCGACTTCTACCGCGAGGTTTTTGCCTGCCTCGGTGCCTGA
- a CDS encoding right-handed parallel beta-helix repeat-containing protein has protein sequence MWPTPDAGAQSCTLQQDCGAGSLCGANGSCQPYKDVLTANGGVIHYVDASKGSNSNPGTENAPWATIKFAAQQSSIKPGDAIVVRAGTYYGEIIPARGGTAGKRIAYVAYPGEEVVVSGAIRLTETWTSDGGSVWKMNWPHPKMWVRRVHDGVDHDDDARRRDVLIADGVMLQAVYTRNAVREGTFFLQGSPENPSTMYAWLPNGKNPNNARMETSLSNHLFNPSGNETNCSFGDVKGYFHVIGFTFRHTANEAFMGAVCAGSEGSLLENITAEWTNGAGFLISGKNHVVRGVRAYYNGMSGIRGDVCDRCTLEYSESKYNNWKGYNPFWESGGGKWLFTTNSTFRHLDFSDNEGPGLWLDTQNADNVIELSRFDNNYGVNLFIELLSNRTVIRNNVMTRARYARPSFFGYGLLIHAANDNAVLFNTFMANEGGGMRIRADSRAKATGNRYYNNLFIANTRILKGDHKSSELSFEEHNNAADAQTNKGDGNVFWYRSYATEDYNTFQFRPKSGAVTKSSRLPAWQAAAKTDNNSMVIDMARPHVDDTTDIFNGWRLAANSQVIGKAVPLPDNLGLVLKDFDGDVRPATGASPGADQPGSLGGGGTGGGGTGGGGTGGGGSGGGGTGGGGTGGGGSDGGTGGGGSGGDGGGTGGGGVANIQLLSLDIIREEELVGLFWEVRGEDDLVSYQIERSVEGTVFKSIGVVDKSASKAAVKEYIWTDRSAPVASEKLYYRLKSVYHDNSSSLSPVIVLTNDQPLLYTLDQNFPNPAAGVTRIGYALPEPTDVTLRVYDLLGREQATLVRSLEGAGQHEVTFDTSALPAGVYLYRLEAGGYAQTRKLTVVH, from the coding sequence ATGTGGCCGACGCCCGACGCCGGGGCGCAGTCGTGCACCTTGCAACAGGATTGCGGCGCGGGTTCGCTCTGCGGCGCCAACGGCTCCTGCCAGCCCTACAAGGATGTGCTCACCGCGAACGGCGGTGTCATCCACTATGTCGATGCCTCGAAAGGCAGCAACAGCAACCCGGGCACGGAGAACGCGCCCTGGGCCACGATCAAATTCGCCGCGCAGCAATCGAGCATCAAGCCGGGTGACGCCATCGTCGTGCGCGCCGGCACGTATTACGGCGAGATCATCCCCGCCCGGGGCGGCACGGCCGGCAAACGCATCGCGTACGTCGCCTATCCCGGCGAGGAAGTCGTCGTTTCCGGCGCGATCCGGCTTACCGAGACGTGGACATCCGACGGCGGCAGCGTCTGGAAGATGAACTGGCCGCATCCCAAGATGTGGGTGCGGCGCGTCCACGACGGCGTCGACCACGACGACGATGCCCGCCGGCGCGACGTCCTCATCGCCGACGGCGTCATGCTCCAGGCCGTGTATACGCGCAACGCCGTGCGCGAAGGGACCTTCTTCCTGCAGGGATCGCCGGAAAACCCGTCGACGATGTACGCCTGGCTGCCCAACGGCAAAAACCCCAACAACGCCCGGATGGAGACGAGCCTCTCCAACCATCTCTTTAATCCGTCCGGCAACGAAACGAACTGTTCGTTCGGCGACGTTAAGGGGTATTTCCACGTCATCGGCTTCACGTTCCGCCACACCGCCAACGAGGCGTTCATGGGCGCCGTCTGCGCCGGCAGCGAGGGCTCGCTCCTCGAAAACATCACCGCCGAGTGGACGAACGGAGCCGGCTTTCTCATCAGCGGCAAGAACCATGTCGTCCGCGGCGTCCGTGCCTACTACAACGGGATGAGCGGCATCCGCGGCGACGTGTGCGACCGCTGCACGCTCGAGTATTCCGAGAGCAAATACAACAACTGGAAAGGGTACAACCCCTTCTGGGAATCGGGCGGCGGCAAGTGGCTGTTCACGACCAACTCGACCTTCCGGCACCTCGACTTCTCGGATAACGAGGGCCCCGGGCTGTGGCTCGACACCCAGAATGCGGACAATGTCATCGAACTCAGTCGGTTCGACAACAACTACGGCGTCAACCTCTTCATCGAGCTATTGAGCAACCGGACCGTCATCCGCAACAACGTGATGACGCGCGCGCGGTATGCCCGCCCCTCGTTTTTCGGGTACGGCCTGCTCATCCATGCGGCGAACGACAACGCGGTCCTGTTCAACACCTTCATGGCCAACGAGGGCGGCGGCATGCGCATCCGCGCCGACAGCCGCGCCAAGGCCACCGGCAACCGCTATTACAACAACCTGTTCATCGCGAACACCAGGATCCTCAAGGGCGACCACAAATCGAGCGAGCTCTCCTTTGAAGAGCACAACAACGCCGCCGATGCCCAGACCAACAAGGGCGACGGCAACGTCTTCTGGTACCGCAGCTACGCGACCGAGGACTACAACACCTTCCAGTTCCGGCCGAAGTCGGGCGCGGTGACCAAGTCGTCCAGGCTGCCGGCCTGGCAGGCCGCGGCGAAAACCGATAACAATTCGATGGTGATCGACATGGCCCGCCCGCACGTCGACGACACCACGGACATCTTCAATGGCTGGCGCCTCGCCGCCAATTCGCAGGTCATCGGCAAGGCCGTGCCCCTGCCCGACAATCTCGGGCTCGTGCTCAAGGATTTCGACGGAGACGTCCGGCCGGCGACGGGCGCATCGCCCGGTGCAGACCAGCCGGGTTCGCTGGGCGGCGGTGGCACCGGTGGCGGCGGAACCGGTGGCGGCGGCACGGGCGGTGGCGGTTCAGGCGGCGGCGGCACGGGCGGTGGTGGAACCGGCGGCGGAGGAAGCGACGGCGGCACGGGCGGTGGCGGTTCAGGCGGCGATGGCGGGGGGACCGGCGGCGGCGGGGTAGCCAACATCCAGCTGCTGAGCCTGGACATCATCCGCGAGGAAGAACTCGTCGGCCTCTTCTGGGAAGTGCGCGGCGAAGACGACCTGGTTTCCTACCAGATCGAGCGTTCCGTGGAGGGCACCGTATTCAAATCCATCGGGGTCGTCGACAAGAGCGCCTCGAAAGCGGCGGTGAAGGAATACATCTGGACGGATCGCAGCGCGCCGGTCGCCAGCGAGAAGCTGTATTATCGCCTCAAGAGCGTGTATCACGACAACAGCTCCAGCCTGTCGCCGGTGATCGTGCTCACGAACGACCAGCCGCTCCTTTATACGCTGGACCAGAACTTCCCGAACCCGGCCGCCGGCGTGACCCGCATCGGCTACGCGCTGCCGGAACCGACGGATGTGACCCTCCGCGTCTACGACCTGCTTGGCCGGGAACAGGCTACCCTCGTGCGGAGCCTCGAAGGCGCCGGACAACACGAAGTGACGTTCGACACCTCCGCCCTGCCGGCCGGCGTGTATCTCTACCGGCTCGAAGCCGGCGGGTACGCGCAGACGCGCAAGCTCACCGTCGTGCACTGA